CACCAGACTCTCACCTCTGTTGATCTGTGGTTTGGGGGTGTCTTGGGGATGGAGTCTGGAGGTGTCAGGCAGCTGATTGGTCGTCCTGTCCTCGGTGTCCGTATAGCCAGGTCTGCTGAGAGCCGAGGGTGTCAGGAGGCAAGATCTCGAGTGGGCCCGATAGCAAATTGAGGACAAGAGTGCTGAGTCATCCTCTGAGTGTCCTGACTCAGCCTCCTCTTTGGACTCCTGAGGCTGATGGGATACCTGCCATAGAAACAAATAAACCATTTATAAAAGAAGTACAAGTTGGACTGGGTATCCGGCTACGGTTTAAAACAGAGCACTATGTTACTGTCCTAAAACATCCCATAGGGGAAAGGGGGAATAAACCCACAGATGATATCTTGTTAATGTCTTGATTATTTCTCACAGACTGCACAAAATTAAATATAGAGCAAATGGGAACATCAGCTAAAATCTCACGCTTCTCAGATTGTCTCCTGAGAAATAGACCACAGCTATTTGACATGTCTCCTCTAATGTTTAAGATGTTCTCAGTAAAGTCACAAACTGTAAGCTGTGAGCAGAAATTTCACTATGAACTCAAATATCACGTTCTTCTCAGACCAAAGTACTTGGCCTATGGCATTCACATTAGGTCAACAAGCATCTCAGTGGAGGAATAACTACGACCTTAGGaggaatattaaatataatacatttcagTTTTTCAAATCTTCTGGGCCGTGTCTCCCTGAACAGTAACATTTTCCCCTGTAACCTTTAAGACTATTTAAGACAACACCAAACAACTGTTATTTGTTAGGATAATGTCAAGATGTTtggattatatataaaataaaacagcctcaataaaacaataaaaagagcctaaaatacaataaagcagcttaaaaaaactaaaatcaaacagcttaaaacaaaataatacagCTAACAATAAAATAACCTAAAATAAGAGCTTAAAATAAAACATAGTAGCCTAAAAATTACCTAAAATAAGAgcctaaaacaaaaaataaaatagtctAAGACACAATAAAATACAGTTGCCTAAATAAAAAAgtctaaaaaattaaatgaaataaaatatagtaccataaaatacaaaataaaatagtcTAAGACAAAACATAGTAGTCTAAATGAAAAAGTAGTCTATTAAAAAAATTgtctattataaaaaataagtagtctattcaaaaaataaaactattaaataacaaaaaataaaatatagttgcataaaataaactaaaataaaacggCTTACAAAAAGTAACCTAAAAATTACCTAAAATAAGAGCctaaaaaaaagcttaaaacacaaaataaaaaatataataaatacaatacagtagcctaaataaaaaaaataagagccTAAAAATATAGTTGCATAAAAATAaccttaaataaaacaaagcctaaaataacacattagccTTAAATAAACCCCCCTAAAAACTTAAATagcttaaaataaaatagcacttaaaaaaaaaaaaataataaataaatcttaaaaataacTATAGCCTAAAATAACCTAAAGTAAAACCGCTTAAAAttgtttataataaaatataattgcctAAAAATAacccaaaacaaaaaataaataaaatagcttaAAATGAAATGCAGCagcataaaaatgacaaaaaaattaaatagcctTAAATACAAAATAAGAGCCTAAAACAAAATAAGTATATCCTAAAAAAAATACCCTAGAATAAAACAgcctaaaatacaaaataaaatagtctaagaaaaaaataaaatatggtagcataaataaaatacataaagtgTAAAAAATAGCTTAAAATAAAATGCAGTAGCCTAaacaaaagctaaaataaaacagTCCTAAAAATATAATAGCCTGAAATAAAACATAGTAGCTAAAATAAATACcttaaaataagacttaaaaaataggtttaaaataaaatatagtagcCTGGTAATCTAAAATAACCTAATGAagcagcttaaaaaaaaaaaaaaaaaaaaaaaaaaaaaaaaaagcctaaaaCCTACATAAATAGTAGCCTTATTaacagcttaaaaaaaaaaaaaaaaaaaaaaaaaaaaatagcctaataacaaaataaaacaaaactgcttaaacaaataataaaaagtaaaaaaaatagtagcataaaaattgcaaaaatgaaatagcctaaaatacaaaataagtatATACTAAAAAAAATACCCTAGAATAAAACAGCCTAAAAATACAACATAAAATAgtctaagaaaaaaataaaatatggtaacataaataaaaaataaataaataaagtgtaaaaaatagcttaaaaaaaaaaaaatgtagtcgCCTAaacaaaagctaaaataaaacagTCCTAAAAATATAATAGCCTGAAATAAAACAtagtagggctggacaatatattgaacgatattgtgaggcgcgtttagtcaatgaagccggtactttgattagtagtaaatctctctctctctctctatatatatatatatatatatatatatatatatatatatagtagcataaaaatagcaaaaaataaaaataaaatagcctaaaataaaacataatagcTTAAAAAATAGCCTGAAATAACATAGTAGTCTAGTAATGACCTACATAAATAGTAGCCTTATTAACAgcttaaacaaaaaagaaaatagcctaaaaacaaaatataaaacaaaactgcctaaacaaataagtaaaaaaaggTAGCagcataaaaatgacaaaaaatgaaatggcctaaaatacaaaataagagCCTAAAACAAAATAAGTATATACTAAAAAAAATACCCTAGAATAAAGCAgcctaaaatacaaaataaaatagtctaagaaaaaataaaatatggtaacaaataaaaataaataaataaagtgtaaaaaaatagcctaaaataaaatgtagtagCCTAaacaaaagctaaaataaaacagCTCTAAAAATATAATAGCCTGAAATAAAACACAGTAGTGAAAATAAATACCTTAAAATAAgatggcttaaaaaaaaaaaaaaaaaaggtttaaaataaaatatagtagcCTGGTAATCTAAAATATCCTAATGaagcagctttaaaaaaaaaaaaaaaaaaaaaaaaaaaaaaaaaaatataataataataataataataataataataataaatatatatatatatatatatatatatatatatatatatatatatatatatatatgggcattaaaatagcaaaaataaaaaatataatagcttaaaaaaaaacaaataaaactgcTAAAAAATAGCCTGAAATAACATAGTAGCCTAGTAATGACCTACATAAATAGAACAAATATAAATAGAACAGcttagacaaaaaaaaacaaacaaaaagcctaaaaacaaaatataaaacaaaacagcctaaacaaataataaaaagtaaaaaaatatagtagcataaaaatggcaaaaataaaatatcctaaaataaaatataatagctTCAAAAATTACCGAaaataaaacagctaaaaaaaaatacaataaaatatagtAGCCTAGTATTTAcctaaataaatagtaaaaaattgtaaatagtaaacagcttaaaaaaaaaaaagaacgaaagaaagaaatagcctaaaaacaaaatataaaacaaaactgccttaaaataaaaataaatgcatctgGAGCTGCCAAAGACAGCATATTTCCTGCCTGGACTATAAGGAGCACAGAGCGTGTTTagtgtttacacacacacacacacacacgatggAAGAGAAACATGTAACGCGCAAGGACTTGCCCTGCCCAGGGGCTAGTGGATATTGAGGGATAAATCTGTggtggaaagagagagaaatGGAAAAAAGAGGGAAAGAGAGGTCCCTACCCAAACCCCAGGGGACAGTCCCACAATCCCATCCATCTGTGACTGACAGGCGCGCCGTCTCGCCCGCTTTAATTCCCTGATCAACTTTATCAACCATCTGCTCTTGAAGAACTCAGGGACCCAAATCAGCCCCTGGGCTCTCTCAGGTCCTCCTGCAGAGCACACACAGCCTGCCTGTCCTCATGCTCTCTGACACACAGGCCACACACTGACAGCAATGCTCCATTCTCTCCTTCAGCatttcaaaatatgttttatataccTCAATCAATTAGGCGTGGGAATGATTACAAGTTCTAAAAGAACTAGTTTTAGATTCATTTTCACACTCGTCTAACACTGTTTAAAGTGTGTCACGTTCAAAGTGTATGTTGTGTTCAGCTGTTGTGGGGTCAAGAGTCTGAAACAGGTGTGATCGGAGTGCCACAGAGCGACAGCTGAGGGTAAAAGGATCTCAAGATGAGAGCACAAGGACAGCTGCTCTGACCTCCAACCCCCCTCCTCCCGCAGCAGAGTGCCAGAAGAGACCACCGACATTCTGGAGAGGACATTCCTCTGCACAGACACCATGTTTACACTGCAAGCGGATGACACGACAAAATTAGAACGTGTTGGTGTCTGTGTAAATATGCTTAaccattatttttgtaatattatgtttttttaattaatttttaaaatcacTAATTATTATTAAAGGAGTAGGTCGCTTTCAAAACAAGaaattacagaaaatgtactcaccccttgtcatccaagatgttcatgtctttctttcttcagtcgtaaggaaattatgttttttgaggaaaacattttaggatttctctccatataatggacttctatggtgccctcaagtttgaacttccaaaatgcagcttcaaatggctctaaacgatcccagccgagtaaagaagggttttatctagcaaaagatgggttattttctaaaaattacaatttatatactttaaccttaaatgctcgtcttgtctagctatgtgtgtactctgtgtagagattaaaaagtgtatcaattgtaaatgtttttagaaaataaccgatcgtttcactagataagacccttcttcctcggctgggatcatttagagccctttgaagctgcatttaaactgcattttggaagttcaaactcgggggcaccatagaagtccattatatggagagaaatcctgaaatattttcctcaaaaaacaatttttttacgactgaaaaaagaaagacatgaacatcttggatgacaagggggtaagtacattatctgtacatttttgttctgaaagtgaactactctttaatagaaaatgtattcaattaaataacttataaataaaaactatatttctAATGATAATTTCTTAATATTACTGCATAATAGTGTAGATTAAATTTCTTATTTAAGCTAAACCTTTCACGTTtcaaactgttttattttaaaacgcATTTCCAGAAAAAAGGCAGACAGAGAGAATGGGACTgggaaatcatcctaatatgctgatctgctctGTGTTAAATGACAGTATCAATGAACAGAGGCTGTTGGATGGCGGGACTTTCCAGCGTCCTCTGGCGTAAATGAGATCTCTGTGGTCATCTAGTATATCACATCTGTCCAACGGGCCTGTGATTATGAAAAATGACTTGGAATTGTGAAGAGTTTCAATTCCATGTACTAAAAACTACCTGTTTCGATCCAAGATGAAAAATAGATTTATGGGAACATGAATACACAAGTTTGGTGTATTATAAATTAATAGTATGTGCATTAATNNNNNNNNNNNNNNNNNNNNNNNNNNNNNNNNNNNNNNNNNNNNNNNNNNNNNNNNNNNNNNNNNNNNNNNNNNNNNNNNNNNNNNNNNNNNNNNNNNNNNNNNNNNNNNNNNNNNNNNNNNNNNNNNNNNNNNNNNNNNNNNNNNNNNNNNNNNNNNNNNNNNNNNNNNNNNNNNNNNNNNNNNNNNNNNNNNNNNNNNNNNNNNNNNNNNNNNNNNNNNNNNNNNNNNNNNNNNNNNNNNNNNNNNNNNNNNNNNNNNNNNNNNNNNNNNNNNNNNNNNNNNNNNNNNNNNNNNNNNNNNNNNNNNNNNNNNNNNNNNNNNNNNNNNNNNNNNNNNNNNNNNNNNNNNNNNNNNNNNNNNNNNNNNNNNNNNNNNNNNNNNNNNNNNNNNNNNNNNNNNNNNNNNNNNNNNNNNNNNNNNNNNNNNNNNNNNNNNNNNNNNNNNNNNNNNNNNNNNNNNNNNNNNNNNNNNNNNNNNNNNNNNNNNNNNNNNNNNNNNattttttttttttttatatttactctaattttacataatttttagGCTACTTTAGGTCTTtctttacacacacacaacaaaaaagccgataaaaatatataaactaccctaaaaataacctaaaatacaaaataaaagcctaaaacaaaatacaaaacatttgGAGACCAAATAAAACATAGTAGCCTAAATTTAAAAgagccaaaaaaaaaattgcctaaaatagcataaaataaaaaaatcccctATACCCTAAAAGGTGACCTGAAATAAACCACactaaaaaattaacaaaatggcctaaaataaaacataataacctaaacaaaaataaaacagcctgaaaaaaaaacagcagcctAAAAACAAAAATTACCTAAACCCAgaccaaaatacaaaaaaagtaataaataaatacacacattatcctaaacaaacacataaataataaataaatataaataaacataaataaatcagCCTAAAAATTTAAATAGCCTAAAATAAAACATAGTATCCTAAAaaaattatctaaaataaaaacagcttaaaaaataaaatagcttaGTAAAATATAGTAGAGTAACAAAgctatttatttttgaaacattgtaATGACgaaaaaaataacataatatatataactttaaatgtataaatatttacagtgcttaacatttttataatgtatacacacaaataataaaaaagcctaaaataaaatagcCCAAAAATATCATAAAACATAAAGCCTAAACAAAATAAGCATATCCTAAAGCCTAAAATACAAAGTCTAAGGCTACATACAACTTAGTAGCCTAGTTTAAAAAAAGAGCCTAAAAAATTAAATAGCCTACAATATATAGTAGCCTGAAGGTGATGAAAAAACATACAAGTTTaaatttataaatgcatttaaatttgaaaaaattacataaaatataaattgtGTTATGTGTGTGTAGAAATGTTGAAAGGTATGTCTTTGAAAACAACTCTACTAAACTATATGCTCTAATAAACATAACACAAGGTACTTACATTTTCTAAAGGTGCTGATGGCTTTTCTTCATTTACATGCATCTGTGGAATATTAAGACAATGCATTTATAAAATAGACACTTTTTAAAGTACCCTATTATGACACAACATCTCACTCATTGTTGAATACTTATATTTTCTGCAACACCAAAACACACCTGTGGAGGCGCCAGAGTCCTCAACTCTTTATCACTGTTGTCCTGTGAAAACAAACAGACTTCAGACTGAGCAAAACTCTTCGGCACTTCTTTACATTTGACATTTTATCACCACCATAGCAAAAAGCTGATGCAAATAACCACATTAGCCCATATACTTTAAGAACACTTAAAAATCCAAAGGCATTCAGATGTTTTTAGACTAGCGTTTCAGTGACTCTTCACTAATTGGCAACCATGAGCCACATGTGCAGATGTACAGGGACAGATGTTTGCGTTTAGCAAGTGGAGGATCATAGTGTGGCGATACTGGCCAGCACATCATCTCCTCCCAGGAGTGCGTTCGCTGCGCACGGTGTTGCCATGGAAACCCTAGTGCGAAACCCCCCACCCACCCACCTTAGTATAACAGGAAAGAGAACGTGGTGACATCTCCACATATTAAGTGAAAACCTCGGACAGACAGTTTTGAAGCGAACACTTTGTGTTGGAGATCCTGACCGAGATGAGTAACTCCCATGCATTAATTAAAGATGACATCACTGCACTTTCACAATGTGTCCAAACCCACTTCAACCTATTTTTTAGTGTACTGTTATTGGTGGCCCCGCCCACTCTGAAATCTAATTGGTTGAAATCCTGCTTTTCAAAACAGTGCATTAGATATAAattcaaaagtgtttttttttttaatcacctcacactgctttaaattgcttttCACATGGCAAAGTTGTCGCATCATTCCTGTTAAGGACACGGTGTTACTGCATAAGTTGGGCTGTCTGTCAGTATATAAAATCGGATGGATGCCAACTagccacacacagacagacatatTGATACATGAGCAGAGAGATGGAGCCGTAAAGAGCTGCGCAATGAAAGAGTTGTTGTGCCTGAGATGGAGAGGTAGGTGGGTGGGTGTGGgaggtattttttatttttttaaaggatgAAAAGGAATAATGGAGGAGAAGGGAATGAAAAAAGGAGGAAAGGGGAAAGGAAGGCGCAAAAAGAGGGAGAGATGGAGGTTGTGATTTATTTGGCTGTTGAACGATGACTCTCCCTGTGGAGAAAGTCCGTCTCGCTGCCCCTCGGCTGTGTCCGAGATTAATGGCGGCAACAGGAAGGTCACCTACACACGCTCGCACACACCGCCGCGTGGATACACAGCGGCACCAATTTAAGAGTAGAGCAAATGTGGAagtaaacaaaacacacacacgtgAGAAACACACCTTAAAGTTCAGCTGAACTCCTGAATGTGCTTTGGGAGGAAGGTTTTCTCGCCCTGATCGTACAGGTTCTGCTGATGTTCGGTTTATCAGGTTGCTCTTTAAAGTGCTGGGCTGGTTGCTGAAATACATGACAAGACATGTGAAAACACGGCTAACTAAAATACGCCCTTCACAGTCAAACAAGTTTTTATTATGACACAGAATTTCTTTGGGATATTCATTTACTGTGCTTTATTTCTATGTGTTTACACACCCCACCAGAGGAGGAAAaaagatgaaaatataaaaatggttAAATTACATACTTTTATTTATAGTCCCATCAAAATTTTTCAGggtcagtaaaaataaataaataaataaaacccctATGAGGGATGGATTAAATTGATCGACTTTCTattcaaagtatcctgaaaaaaagcTAACAGTTTCCAAAAacttatcaaaaatatttatcaaaaataataaaagagaAATCTTTTCTAAGAATATAGgcctttgctatcactttttagcaatttaacacatccttgctgactaaaagttttaatttctaaaaaaaaatttgaatacaaaaaataaaaaaaaaaaaaaaaaaaaaagtactgaccccaaacttttaaactgtttttaaaaaatgcttttatcctataaaaaaaaaaaaaaaaaagctacaattttccaaaaataaataaattaataatagaaaaattaaaaaattaaattaaaaataaaatactgacgttcaaaagtttgggatcagtaagattattaatgttttttaagtaagTTTCTTAAGCTCATCGagtttatttggtcaaaaatacagaaaaaaatatatattgtgaaatattatgatgtaaaataacgtttttctattttaatatgcattaaaatctaatttatttctgtgataaggaataaatttataaatcattactctagtcttcagtgtcacatgatccttcagaaatcattctaatatgctgatttactatttaatgttgaaaacagttatgctgcttaacagttttttagaacctgtgatacttttattaggattctttgattaataaaaagtacaGTAttaattcaaaatagaaatcttttataacaatatCTCTCTAACaatagtctttgctatcactttctatcaatttaacacatccttactgactaaaagttttaatttctttcaaaagaagaaagaacacaaatgtactgaccccaaacttttgaattgtagtgtatattgttagaaaagatttccattttaaataaatgttgttatccTGAAAAAAGCTAAAActttccaaaaaacaaaaaatacatttaaaaaataaaaataaaatactgctgaaaacagttgtgctgcttaatttttttttttagaacctgtgatacttttattaggattctttgattaataaaaagtacaGTAttaattcaaaatagaaatcttttataacaatatCTCTCTAACaatagtctttgctatcactttctatcaatttaacacatccttactgactaaaagttttaatttctttcaaaagaagaaagaacacaaatgtactgaccccaaacttttgaattgtagtgtatattgttagaaaagatttctattttaaataaatgttgttatccTGAAAAAAGCTAAAActttccaaaaaacaaaaaatacatttaaaaaataaaaataaaatactgctgaaaacagttatgctgcttaatattttttttagaacctgtgacacttttattaggattctttgatgaataaaaagttaaaaagtacagtatttattcaaaataaaaatcttttctaacaatacaagtctttcaaaaaagaaagaataaaaactaGTCTCtgcattaaaatctaatttattcctgtgatcagagctgaattttcagcataattcctcaagtattcagtgtcacatcatccttcagaaaccattctaatattctgatttattattagaattatgttGTGTATGTTAACAGATGTGCTGCCAaattattttttggaacctgtgatttttcaggattctttgatgaataaaaagtttaaaagtacagtatttatcaaaaatataaatcttttctaacaatataatcctttgctatcactttttagcaatttaacacatccttgctgacaaaaagttttaacttttttttttttttaaagaagaaatttactgaccctaaacttttgaattatagtgtatattgttaaaaatatttatattttaaataaatgctgttatccTGAAAAAAAGCTCAAACtattcaaaaaataaacaaataagatcaaaacttccattcaaaagtttgggatcaagatttttaatgatttttaaagaagtttttttatgctcatcaaggctgagtttatttgatcaaaataacagaaaactcaaatgtgtaaaataagtttttcccattttaatatgcattaaaatcgaatttatttctgtgatcagagctgaattttcagcatcattcctcaaatattcagtgtcacatgatccttcagaaatcattctaatattctgattattaGAATTATGTTGTGTATGTTAACAAACGCGCTGCCAAAAAAAATTTTTGACCTGTGATActgtacttttaaactttttattcatcaaagaatcctgaaaaaagtatttgtttaaaatagaaatcttttccaacaataaaaaattctttgctatcactttctatcaatttaacacatccttgctgtctaaaagcaaaaaataaataaataaaaccttactgatcccaaacatttgaattgtAGTGTATCTTGTTAgaaaagctttctattttaaatgaatgctgttctttttaactttttattcatcagaatcctgaaaacaagtatcacaggttccaaaaaaaaaaaaaaaaatagttggcaGCACAACGGTTGCcatcactgataataaatcagcatattttaatgatttctgaaggatcatgtgacactgaagacttgagtaatgatgctgaaaatccagcttcgcattacagaaattaattccattttaaagtatattaaaatagaaaacaactcacaatcacaataatatttcaatataatattatttactgtatttaaatCAAATCgactttaaaaatcttaaaattcaAGTTttccaccacaggaataaattacttttttaaatattttaaaatagaattttatcCATTTCACCAATTTctgttactgtattttttacccttgaacattaaaaaaaaaaaaaaaaaaaaaaaaaaaaaaaaaaaaaaaaacataaaatacctTACTGACCCCAGATAGTAGTAGTCTACAGTAGTCTAAATTATAGTTCAATTATACTAGTAcaacctctttaaaaaaaaaaaaaaaaatcaaaatgcaatAATTTTTCTGATACTAtcacaacaattttttttttttataaaaatcagAGGTGGTTTATAGCATTAAATATATTTGTTGTTATTCAGGAGTACCACAATATCTTTATGTGAAGTGAGTGGTTTCCATACTGTGAATTGTTGAGGACGCTGGCTGTTTTTCTTTCTCCAAACCCTGAATAGATGATCTTGGATTTGAGTTCATCCATCTCTCCAATGACAAAGACCTGCACGTCTCCATCTCGTCCCAGCAGCCAACTGACACTCTTGCTATTAGCTACAAAggaagaaaaaacaaacagaaacagtCTTAGTGGTTCGTAACATTTAGCCTTCTTCAAACACAATACGCCTAGATTAATATCATTTACATATTCAGACACATTATCATACTTCATAATTTATGCATTACATTTCCTGTTCTTACGAACGTACTTAACCATAACAAGATTAAGTATGTTAAACAGAAGTAATATAGACAAACAGTTTAAGGCTGCTAATTGAATCAAAGCTAAACATGATTTTATCACTACATTCCTTTATGAGAAGCTTATTAACTACTTGACAAGTCTTTTCTTAAGAACAAATGATGTAACCAAATTAAACATACAAtgatacaatttaaaaaacaaagaaagGTGACTTG
The genomic region above belongs to Garra rufa chromosome 19, GarRuf1.0, whole genome shotgun sequence and contains:
- the LOC141293014 gene encoding uncharacterized protein, whose product is MLQQILNDMYIDPDVLDALNDEQKKTLFLKMREEQVRRWKEREEKLEREPLRPKPKTANSKSVSWLLGRDGDVQVFVIGEMDELKSKIIYSGFGERKTASVLNNSHNQPSTLKSNLINRTSAEPVRSGRENLPPKAHSGVQLNFKDNSDKELRTLAPPQMHVNEEKPSAPLENVSHQPQESKEEAESGHSEDDSALLSSICYRAHSRSCLLTPSALSRPGYTDTEDRTTNQLPDTSRLHPQDTPKPQINRGDFRVVAASKRAFSVDVGSEVAEESSLGRGRVAQLMKTFSVSSESQTPPRGNKPPIPEKPSHLRLRPSPSLR